From Dendropsophus ebraccatus isolate aDenEbr1 chromosome 2, aDenEbr1.pat, whole genome shotgun sequence, a single genomic window includes:
- the POP1 gene encoding ribonucleases P/MRP protein subunit POP1: protein MSTAKERKYSKRMRNQPSNVTLDESDGRPHHGGRGSFQPHRGGGPGSSGQQQRGGHQSHFHSRGGRGWGGPSEPQPIPKYVTAAMFAQARAAEISAMMRAVSQKSSNSLVFQSLPRHMRRRAMGHNIKRLPRRLREIAKKEMEKTVHQKKEQSKSKCRKARRRHGNLLLEFNRRQRKNIWLETHIWYTKRFHMLKKWGYCLADRPTMKSYRVCYRAMSNHCLLQDLSYYCCVELMGKEEDLLVALSRLCSIDTGPTFMAAPCISGKRQGSLVLYKADKYPKEALGHVTFIWKPRSTSETACDKRQLWIWMHPTLKADVLKELRLVCACEDKPDNFVCIPEPAPPPPPPKQEPVASVTGAGRKRKLQNKDGETAVPVKKIIGDGTRASPDPYYWTSTQPSITIRDLTMEIVRYRLVGPMSNCVLGDALHAAPLHKDTEDSGPHGWWAAYCRSPDNVLRHNNQESLFKLLKGIESPAQVPPGTILALTVGDPRLNLPNKRTKSFLNLENYADRDKVRSLTQSGVPVECTESLIWSPDIRSHVLDNKISEQEINRLRSELLVPGSRLDLGNSEAKIPILLIQQPGKVTGKDCPGWGSGWDICLPKGWGMAFWIPLIYRGVRVGGLQQGLQHYQYMGSLNVPGDFPDTPAGAQSAQEAEGQLLEKYNSRPPAKRTNFIKHGVLAPFRCPWGQLIREWETQPVTADPKTKGKKTVLAEATEDRNDFSVLRSKKTLKTLSACLAPVSPGGKRAGDHQSPDPSHLLGSIPTDFPRALVWVRLSMLTKGSPELHSLICIPSEQDLLHLQQDKSFQGPLEPKHADLFKKKVLQLKKDKKKKKVETEQEKTDPAEKTSCSDDLTLGLWPSPLPNLTRHCARLLLGYVTQGDFSMALGCGEALGFVSLTGLVRMLSGQPQGQTGLVLIRNLTSFQYRFARLTIEV from the exons ATGTCTACGGCAAAAGAAAGGAAATATTCAAAACGGATGCGAAATCAGCCCTCCAATGTGACCCTGGATGAGAGTGATGGACGTCCTCATCATGGCGGACGGGGTTCCTTTCAACCACATCGAG GCGGTGGCCCTGGCTCCTCTGGGCAGCAGCAAAGGGGCGGCCACCAGTCTCATTTCCACTCCAGGGGCGGTAGAGGATGGGGAGGACCAAGTGAACCACAGCCAATTCCTAAATATGTGACAG CTGCAATGTTTGCTCAGGCCCGAGCTGCGGAAATCAGTGCCATGATGAGGGCCGTCTCCCAGAAATCTTCCAATTCCCTGGTGTTTCAGTCTTTACCCAGACACATGCGCAGGAGAGCCATGGGGCACAACATTAAACGCCTGCCCAGAAGACTACGCGAGATTGCAAAAAAAGAG ATGGAGAAGACTGTacaccaaaagaaagaacagtcAAAAAGCAAATGCCGTAAAGCAAGGAGACGCCATGGGAATCTTCTTTTGGAGTTTAATAGAAGGCAGAGGAAGAACATCTGGCTGGAGACGCACATATGGTACACCAAGCGCTTCCACATGCTAAAGAAGTGGGGGTACTGCTTGGCAGACCGGCCTACAATGAAGAGTTATAGAGTGTGTTACCGAGCCATGTCTAATCACTGTCTACTACAG GATCTGTCTTACTACTGTTGTGTGGAGTTAATGGGTAAGGAGGAAGATCTCTTGGTGGCGCTGTCAAGACTCTGCAGTATAGATACAG GTCCAACATTTATGGCTGCTCCGTGTATATCTGGGAAACGTCAGGGCTCCCTGGTCCTCTACAAAGCTGATAAATACCCAAAGGAGGCGCTGGGCCATGTCACCTTTATCTGGAAGCCCAGAAGCACTTCAGAAACTGCATGTGATAAGAGGCAGCTTTGGATATGGATGCATCCCACCCTTAAAGCG GATGTCTTAAAGGAGCTCCGGCTTGTATGTGCGTGTGAAGACAAACCTGACAATTTTGTGTGTATCCCGGAGCCAGCACCGCCTCCACCTCCTCCGAAGCAAGAGCCAGTGGCAAGTGTAACTGGTGCAGGGAGGAAGAGGAAATTGCAGAATAAAGATGGAGAGACAGCTGTTCCTGTCAAAAAGATCATTGGTGATGGAACAAGGGCTTCCCCTGACCCTTATTATTGGACCTCAACACAACCCAGCATTACCATCCG GGATCTGACAATGGAGATTGTACGATATAGACTTGTTGGCCCAATGTCTAACTGTGTGCTAGGTGACGCTCTGCATGCTGCCCCGCTTCATAAG GACACTGAAGATTCAGGCCCGCACGGCTGGTGGGCAGCTTATTGTAGAAGTCCAGATAACGTTCTCCGTCATAACAATCAGGAATCCCTGTTTAAGTTACTAAAAg GCATAGAGTCTCCAGCACAGGTGCCGCCTGGGACTATTTTGGCCCTTACTGTTGGGGATCCAAGACTGAACCTGCCCAATAAGAGGACAAAATCTTTTCTAAATCTAGAAAACTATGCAG ACAGAGATAAAGTGAGGTCCCTGACGCAGAGCGGTGTTCCTGTGGAGTGCACGGAGAGTCTCATCTGGTCTCCTGATATTCGATCTCATGTACTTGATAATAAAATATCAGAGCAG GAAATTAACCGACTGAGAAGTGAGCTGCTTGTGCCGGGTTCCAGGCTGGATCTTGGTAATAGTGAAGCCAAGATCCCCATCCTGTTAATCCAGCAGCCTGGGAAGGTGACGGGTAAAGATTGCCCAGGGTGGGGCAGCGGATGGGACATTTGTCTTCCAAAAGGATGGGGAATGGCTTTCTGGATTCCTCTT ATTTACAGAGGTGTGCGGGTTGGGGGTCTCCAGCAAGGACTGCAGCATTACCAGTATATGGGGTCTCTGAATGTACCCGGTGACTTTCCTGACACCCCAGCTGGTGCCCAGTCTGCACAGGAGGCAGAGGGGCAGCTACTGGAAAAATACAACAG CCGTCCCCCTGCAAAGAGAACAAACTTCATCAAACATGGAGTTCTGGCCCCTTTTCGTTGCCCCTGGGGGCAGCTGATCAGAGAATGGGAGACGCAGCCTGTGACAGCTGATCCTAAAACTAAAGGCAAGAAAACCGTGCTAGCGGAAGCTACGGAGGATAGAAATGATTTCTCAGTGCTAAG gagtaaaaagaccctGAAGACTCTTTCTGCCTGCCTGGCTCCAGTCAGTCCTGGAGGTAAAAGAGCCGGCGATCATCAATCTCCAGACCCCTCTCATCTGCTCGGCTCTATCCCCACAGACTTCCCAAGGGCATTAGTGTGGGTCAGGCTATCAATGCTGACAAAGGGCAGCCCTGAGCTCCACTCCCTGATCTGCATACCCTCCGAACAGGACTTACTTCACCTACAACAAGACAAGTCATTCCAGGGTCCTCTGGAGCCCAAACATGCCGATCTTTTCAAGAAGAAAGTATTGCAGCTTAAGAaggacaaaaagaaaaagaaagtcgAGACAGAACAGGAGAAAACCGATCCGGCAGAAAAGACCTCATGTAGTGACGATCTGACGCTGGGGCTCTGGCCTAGTCCTCTACCTAACCTCACCCGTCACTGCGCTAGATTACTTCTAGGTTATGTGACCCAAGGAGATTTCTCCATGGCTCTGGGCTGCGGGGAGGCTCTGGGCTTTGTTAGTTTAACAGGACTTGTGCGCATGTTATCTGGTCAACCTCAAGGCCAGACTGGACTGGTGCTGATCAGGAACCTAACCTCCTTCCAGTACAGATTTGCCAGATTGACCATTGAGGTGTAA